The nucleotide window ATTTCGCTTCATGAGGCGCCCAGATCACCGCACTGTGCTCCAGGTGACTCCTTACCAAAGCGTCATACAGCACCCTGAGGGTAGCGATGTTGGTGAATCCCTGCGACTGTCTCAGTACGAAACCCAGGTTTCTATAGGCCTTCTTGCAAATCCTAACTATGTGCTCCCGGAAAGTTAGATCAGGGGTAAGTAGTACACCTAGGTCTCGTACCTGCGAAACTCGCTGCATCGGTGACTGtttgtttctttaataaataagCACCAATTATCGGCATAGTAAAAGCTACTGACCTGTTCCTCATCCTTCCACTCATCCTCCTTGATGGCCATCTCATCCCGCAGAGCCTCCCAGTCATTGGTGAGCTTCTGCAAGTCTGACGTGAGAGCCTCGTTCAGTTGGTGAGACTCTTCCAGTTGGTCCCGGAGCAAGTTGTTCTGCTGCACCAGTTTCTCACACCTAGGGGTTAAGTTGCAAATGTTTAGGTTGCCTACATTATTTTCAGaacttttatttcattctaaCAAAGACACTTTTTGCTAGCTATGCAAAATTCtgaattataacaaaattaattagatCTCTGTGATAACCGTCTAAAATGATTATTGAACACAAATTAAATCCAACGTCTTCACTAGTTGTGTAGTACTTCAACTTTGTAGTACTTTAATGTCCAGTTACTTGGATATTAAAGCTGGAAATTCACGGCCACTCACTTGCGTTTCTCCTCATCCAAGCGCCTCAAGGCGGTCTCTAGATCCGTGATCCTGGCATCGGCAGCTGACACGGCAGCCGAAGCACAGGTGCTGGCGGAGGGCGGCGGCGGCAGAGCTATCCCGGACTTGaccggcggcggcgcgcggaaCGTAGACGACGCTGATGGCTCGCTGCGTGGAGTCGTCTCCAACATCTGGCTCTCCAGCTCCGAGCATCGTTGCTTGTATTGCAGGACCTATGTTAGATTTAAGAAAGAAATACTAGTAACTCTTTCGAgtttaaatgttttgtaaataaaacgatAACTAACTGATAACACAATCTGTCATTTTATTGACAACTGACAAGCGTATGTCATTGTTGTTGACGTTTATTGCAACGTTTAGTAATTTTAAGAGAAGAGAGAATGAAACGTCGAGGGCTACGAACTCTCAATAAATACGAAGCGTTGCCTACAAGATCTATAATGACAAAAATTGAATTTCTTCTGTCTAATTAAATTCAGAACCGCAAATAAGTTGTGTGAATTTTCAGAAATAAAGCGAGAAATCACTTAAAATGttctatctatttaaataagCGCGCAAACAAACATAACTAATTCCCTCGATATGTGCTCTACTATGATAATTTTTTGCTAATGTCTTGCTAGTTTTAACCTTGGACTGAAGCCTGGACACCAACGCGGCTTGGCCTTGCTGCGCTCTGCGATAAGCGTCGAGTCTCCGCTTATGGTCAGCAGCCTCACCGGCGAGACGAGCACGCAGCTCCTCGTTCTGCCTCCGCAGATCGCTGCTGACGCTCCCCCCCGGAGAGTCCATCTCCGGAGGACTGTCCAAGGACTTCTATACAAGACAACATAAAACAATGGAACACATATGTAAAaaccatgttatattttattgaattagaTAAGTTGGTGCATGTAATCCTACCTCCTTTTTCAGCCGTTGGTGAGGAAGAGTGCTCGGAGGCCGCCTGCCGATAGGAGCCCGAGCGCTCCGGGGCGTTGTCAAACCTTCCCTGCTCGGCAACTGGGGagaattttgagaaaatattaataCCAAGAAATTAACTCTAACACATACATCTTCCTCATCCTACTCCTCAATCATTAAAATTGACATCTAAGTAGAAGTGAAAAAAATGCACTAACAAGCAAGAACTTCCATTCTTAGATTTGAGTTAGGTAGGTCATTAAAAGCCACATAATtaaaatggaaattaatttAGAAAGAATAGGGACCTGAAAAGTAACTTTCTTCTTAACCTTCCTTTGtttcatttctaaataaaaatgacGTGCCGACTTAAATTCGAAAGACATTTTGCACGAAAGCTTAACTCATTCACTTATCTAcgattttcacaaaataaaacgtCCACCAGCCCGAGGAAATAGAAAGGAGGtcgtaataaaaagtaaaaagacAACATTCTGAGGTGTGGCAACAGTGAAATTGCGGTTTGCACTGCAGAAATAAGTCGGGCGAGCGTTCTGTAGGGCGGCAAGAACAGTGGCTATCGGACTAGGCATCTAATTATCACCGCCCACAATGCAGTTAGTCAGCGAGACCCCTTGCGAGGTGAATAAACCTGTCCCCTTTTAGTACTAAACAAACGAAATAAGTAAAGTTTGTACCTACAATTGTTGCAATCAACCCTAAATTACTGACGatgatttttcatttcgatTAGTAATCATGTGTACCTATAGTAGCTCTAGGCTGTCATGTATGTCTACCCCTGTCTCCCCGCTCTCCCCCAACACGGAAGTACCTGCAATTCATTATGGGCTATTCATTAATTAGGGCTAACTATAGAGTGCATACATAGGTAACATGACTTAATTAAACCTGTCTGTAtttcaaattatgtaaataaaggcATGTAACTAATCctgtgattgttttttttttctaggatTAGGAGATGGGAGCTGCTGGCTAACTAATAGGCGCACAGATCGAACgattataaggttaagcaataCTTGGCGTGGACGATCactatcttgtcatgacgagtgaGTTCCTCTGTGTTTTGGAATGCACAGGTCttgctgtcatttaaacatcgtCACTAATAGTTAGATGCCTGAAAGTTTGACGACCAGTCTGACCAAGGGGTTTATTCCAGGTTATCCAGAAACGTGACAGATTTGATGAGGTCAAAAAGGTATTCGCTAAGAGATTGGCGTACTTTTCTACCTATGGTCCCTACATAATTAGGTATCATTTACAAACAGCTGCCATTTAAGAAATATGTACATAGTCTTCACAAATTGTTCAACTTCTTTAACTTATTcacattttatgtttatttgataCAGATGCCTAATAACAAGTAGCCTGTTACGACCAAAAAAGCTTTCGGATTATTCAACTATCAATCAGCTATGACTGAAAATGACAttctatgtaggtaggtatatttttattggaacttggaacataaaattatttttaccttGGTATCCATGCAAGGCTTTCTTGGCCATAGTGCCTAGTAAAGTTCGTAGCTCAATGTAGGTCAGGCAATAGGTCAATTACCTTAAACTATCGTATGCCATTCAACCACTAGTAAAGTTAACCTTGCTGAACAAGACGTGTAAACAAACCATCTAATActaaaatataatcaaataaatacttattttatttccattttaaatGGCTAAGTAAAAAACTCACCTAACTAATGTGTAAAGGCGAAAAAGTCCATGCTTCTTGGAAGTATTTGGTTGAAACTTTGTGGAAAAATTGATAATACGCACGTATCCTAGCAACGCAATCAAGGCGTGTTTTAAGTTATGTCAATGAATCAATCGTAGTGACGAATTTTGATAAGATTTACGCACTTTTTCATTTGAGTAAAATATTAgacacaattttaattaaacactgcataggtacttttaaatataacaattgaATTGATTTTCTACGCTATAAGAAAATCACGTtccatttttgaaaaatttaatcCTAACTTTTCGCACGTCCTTTAGCGCCTAATGCAATAATCATAGCAGCCAGTATTGCGAAcacttattttatgattttcttgAAATACATCCTTCTTTTTCTTGTAATACCTATTTTAGCACGTGTGATCAGGTATAACTCATGGGGTAGACtgtttaaaaatttacaaatattgTTATTTCGAGGGGTGAGCGTTTCGCTTGACTGATCACCGTCCCCTATTAGTACAGGTGTACTTGCCGCAACGATACGACAATGATAACACTGTTTTTTACTTGGGTTCCTCACTAAAAAACATGTTATCGATATGCCTACAACACTTAAAGACACTTCAATTGATTTTACAGACATAAAATCCTAGACAAAAGTTATTTAGCATTTAACTTTAACacaattcacacaaaatttaTTAGGCAGGTAATCCTATCAAAACTTTAAGGGGTGAAAATATACGGAATTAGTGGTTTAAATTGGGACTCAATGCTGACCTAATTCCCACTATCGATTCTTAGACAGGCCGAAAATACACCGCGATTTATAAGGAAGTTAACCACAAagtttaaattaagttatttcgtGTGTTACAATAAGTCTTCTCGCTCACGTCAGACTTTTTGTAAGACATTCTAACAAGGATTTTCTGACCGACTTTTGTAGGACGTGTGCGTTGCACTATTGTTAtcagtattttctatttttctcctaAAAAATTAGTGGACGTGGGTGGCCAGccctatataataataatttatgctaTTGTCACCTATAATGTTCGATGGGCGTCCTGTAGGTACGTGATTTGATAATGTGCCATTAatttacttacctaattaaTATGTTTCTAATTATAACTTTAATTGACAGTTAGTACACAGCTTATCAGGTCGCATATTATCAGACAGAAAGACGAATACAATGACATATCATAAACATCTGTGTAATGAGGTACGCCCTCCGCCGAGACGACACAAGCGAGATCCTATTTGCCCCAGAGGTCCTATACTTAGGGTTgaaggattgttcgaaaaagttaccgagttaccgcggccctggtacataaaaggcctacgaaggaacacgacagtttttagtcagtaagagtctcacactccctcaccgctgctaacctacagcgggagggatcatttgatggtTTTTGACGTCGTAAAAAAAAGGACCTATACTTACATCTgtctcaaaagtaaataatacctggaagttgaattaaataaataaataaatagatgaataaatagtttatttcacACAAAGTTTACAATGTTGAACTATGACTATAAAAGCATAAAGGTTTGTTTAGGTCAACAATATGAGGTACCCTGACTCCTAAATTAGGTGTAGGCCTGTAACTTAGAAGTCAGTGATTCTCCGTAAAAAAGTCATGTCATATTAATAAGAGGACAATgaagaaataacaaattaacaaaatagtGTGACTAAACTatataaacagtaaaaaaaaaaaatgaatgaaagaaTTAAGTAACTAGGCCAATGTgcaatgtaaatacaaatattttctaaacTGACTTCAACTGACTTGGTATACAAATATGCGGCAGACGTTTTTACAAGATAGTAGTAGACTATCTGTCCTACCTACTGATTGAATAACGGAATGTAACGTATTCCTATAAAACAGTTTTACTTCATATATTTAATCGTCCAAGTACCTTTGCTTACGACAGTGTTTCTTTATGATGAGTTGTAAGATTTGCTTATCATTACGTTACAAAAAGAAATACTTCTTAGATTACTTTGTACATAGTCATCGGTTGAACATTTTCTGCCGTTTAGTGAAATACTTATACTCAAGTCACccacatttatttacattctagCAGTTTGGGCGTGAAAgagcgacagacagacagagttaaaTAAGATAACATTAATAAATAGCATAAGTACCTCAACATCTCCCGGGCCTTTTTCCGAACTACatacaatgttggggtcggagtcggcttccagtcttaccggatgcggctgagtaccagtgttttacaaaaagcgactgcctatctgacctcctcaatccagatATAGTATAGAGGTAAGTAAAAGTACCTAAGGATTCATTAAATGACAAAATAGGAAACTATCTATaacaagtaggtacattatggCTACATACTTTATGACCTAGGTACTTACACTTATGAGTTCTGATTAATTGATAGAGGTACTAATGGAAGGTGTATGTTTGTAAACTATTGGGTGTTGTGTACCACAATCACACTCCTATATTCTAACTTATTGAAGGTTATCAAGTGTGCCTGCAGGTTCATTTCACTAAGCTAGCCTTTTCAAGGCCTCCACTCGAGCACGTTTTTCTAACATTCCAATAGGTAATAGTATGCGAAAATCCTAGCTAAATACCTACAATAACAACTGCTTATAGCTAAAATCCTCAGTGCGATACGTGCGTGTGCGTCACTCTGCGTGCGACGGGTTCAATGTCCGATACAATCCGCGATAAGCGTcaaacacaaattataatcAAACGTTACTTGAAGAAaggatttaaataattttggaagTGCTTTTTGATATAGTTTTGGACCTATCTTATGTATGTACTGTTCTTTTAATGCAAGTAGGTCCTTCGTATGTCTGTGGTATGTCTACCTGGCACGTCTACGGAGCTACGAAGCTACGAATTTACGGCTACTACGCTTACTACGAATTAACGCATCCACAATCATCAATTTAAAGAATACTATCTGTTCATTGCATCatagttgtttttatatatttatataggtaagtatcTTGCTATTTTAGGTAGGCATATATTATACAGTATGAGTTATGTACGTATTGTTTATGTACACataatatacaattattttatttcattgtttaatttgttttttaaatttatttatttgtaaattaaacaaatttaaaaacacatattttattgttattttcctttcgcaggtatgctggTAGTGATTTGTTCAGAAATAaacattacctttgtaaattatttatttcctgtCGTCTTTCGTTATACAaaaattcgtaaataaatatattcatagATATAGTACCTCATTAAGGCGGGTGAGCCAAAGCTTGGTGTAAATGCTCCATTGTCTTTGGATGATTCTTCACTCGGCCACTACTGAAGGCTCAGTGTCTTATACACCCGCTTTtgtgagataaaacatctatgTATACCGTATTTTGTAAGCTTTTattcagtttaataaaaaattaacagcATGTAAAGAGATATATAGATATATCTACCTAGTCGTACGTATTAATGTTCAATGGCTGAATGAAGTTCAATTTTCAGTGTTTATTTACTGCAACTGCATGCGCAACATTATTAATACTATCATCTCCGTAACATTATAAAGgatgttacaaaataataaaagtaatatttaagtGGATGCTTTGATATAGTGGattacatttataacattaccTTTTGTCTGCTCTTAGACACGTATTGGGTTTCAATGTATGACCATTTTGCAAGctcaattaattttatcttcaatttttatgaGTGTAGGAGGTGTATTAAGTAGATGTTCTTATTTGGTAGCGTTTTTAGTTACTAAGTTTGTACTTAAGTTTCCAAAAAGATCTCATCTGCTCCTTCAGTTTTTTGTAACATCCTCTATAAAAGCACAGTTAAAATAATGACGTGATAGTTAACTCTCCTTAAACAACAACTGCATTCACTAATCGATAAATTATAATgtcataacaataaaaaacgaGAGCGAATGCATTACGTTATCTTATCCGAATGTTATTATTGAAAGCACTGCagtaacaatattattgtaggtagtatttatatttagttgTCAATTTTTCAAACGATAGCTCTTGGCTACAAAATAGATTTTACCGTcttgttttaatttcattttgctTATGCATTCTTTCTCGTATGTgctggtactcagcagcatcGTGTCACACTGAGCGATTTGAGAAGGACAGTCGCAGTTATTCTATGGAAATGACTAGTAGGTACTCAGATGCCGAAATACTGGAATCTGACGCCAAGATAATTGAGAAAAGTTGTTACTATGAGGTTGCTACGCAATTAAATGTTCAATAATTATGAAGATGAATTCGCTGAAGAGTTCCTACTGACCCTTGATTGAtacaccaaataaataaaaaattacgaTCTTAAACTTACTCGTATACAGAGCCAACTTTGCTATCGATAACAAAGACTCTGCTCTTTGATAGATTGTACTTTGATCGTCTGATTGATAACAGTCTGAAATGCACTTTGGCCCAGTGGACTTTGACTCAATAATAAAGAACAATAGGTAAAGGAAATTAGTAGGTAATCCAAAGTCGAAAGTCCCTTTGTGACCTTAAAAAATATCGTTCGATAGATTTTATGACataatacctattaaaaatattcaagacaaagtgaaaacaaaataatcccCCTGAGACTATTATCGAGGTGTATAGTGATTAGAAAGAACGTGATTATTTCAATCGACATTTGTTTTCCTTTCATATTAATCACGTTCAACGTCCAAAGGGGTATAAACATTTACTAATCGTCATCactaattgtaatttttattcggtatttatttgaatttggaatccaTATGTGAAGTCATATTGGGTATCCTATAAATGCTTTGCAATGAGTGATATTCCGTTCTTTTCAAACCGGGCAACCCACCGATAACCCGTGATAAAGACTGGTTGTTAGTTgctgtcttctgactacccgaaaaGACTGAATGTTGAAATGACAGGCGGCGCGACCCACCCTTGAGTGACAGCATAGATATGAATTTCTAAGAGAGACATTTCGCCTCAGTACAGTGTTTTTTTCGATAATCGAATATTTATTCTGTAGGTAAGCATTATAAGGAACCAGAGTGCGTAAATCCGACTCGAACttgacttgtttttattttcggtgtaggtagaaaaaataaataggtcaCGAGTTCCAACTTTGCGGTCTATATGATAGAAtaccacatttttttattatttttgcggTCATCGCCGAATATGATAAGGTGTCATGTCCAAGAATTTTTACTATAAAAGAACGTGCCCCAAActtgtaaatatatatacattaGTGTACTACGAGGTGTTTAACAGTaagttactttattttaattttctacaGCCAGTAGCTGGTTTTACTCCAATCTTTAAAATCTAAGGGAAACTATCCATCGTCAGTGCTTTTAGCTTAATTACAACtggccgttttttttttgtatttgtccaTTTGGCATTAAtcttcagcctttttatcgtcccactgctgggcccaGGCCACAGGCCTCTGAAAACCCTCACCCAGAAAAGAAAACGTGGAATGAATAGGAACGCTTCACGTTCCTTCAATCTGCATGCTTTTAGTTACTGTCACCAGAATGGGCCAGCGCCTATAACgcagctttctttctgtatacggTCAGATACTCACGTAAATTTATATGTCCATGTCCATGTTTATGGGAAGGtgcttaaaaaaattaatggCATTGACCAGTATTATCTCTCCCCGCAGTTTCACCTTGGGTAATCTAGATGTAGTAAAGGGATACTATCATAGGTAAAGAACTACTGGTTTCTAAAATgatctttttatattttcttttcagacGAACTTCAAGATGTATTCCATTACCAACTGGAAGAACGCAAAGAAACCAAACTACAACACAAACGTGGATAAATTATTCCCGTATTCCGAGGTTCCTTACCTAGGCGAGTACAACTTGGTGAAAATACCAGTTTCCCTCAACAACCTGATTCAACATGTGGATTACTGGGGCGAGGGTAGAATTGTTTCCGAGGGCGGTATTACAGGGTTCACTAACTGCTACAACGTCCATCATCAGTACCACGTGGTGAGCGGTGGCGCCGACCGGGATAGTAAGATACCGAACAGGATCCCCGTCGCCAGCTCCTCCGACTGCGACACCAGCGCCTACATCAGAGACAACTCCGTCATCACCGTCACCGTCACGGACGCGTCACGCATCAACACCAGCTGTGCCAAGGATATCGCACGCATTGTCAACAATGATCTTGGCAAAGTAGTTGTGTATGGAAGTCAAACTGATTCAGGAGAGATATTAATTCTCACCATGGAACTACAAAAAAGAGCTCTTTACGCTTGTCCAGATGCTGATCTATTTGAAGATCTTCAAGGCTTAAAGTTTGTCAGCCATGTGGCTTTCCTAAATAAATTggaatcaattaattatttatataaaaacatcaCCAACTCTAACTATGAACGTGCCATCATGGCGACTCGGACGTTAGCAGACGTGGCTGGAGGACAGATCATCGACAGGCTTATCAATGATGCTCCACGAACTGCCATGTCATACGCGTACAAGTTGTGGAACGGTGGGGCTCGCGATGTGGTTCGTAACTATTTCCCAAAACCATTTCAACACATTTTTAATGAAGACGCTGTGACTATAGCCAACGTGAAATTCCGCCAACCCTTGAAACTTGATGTGCATAAGGATTCCTACGGCGATAGACTAGTTTGGGGTGACAACGCCTGCGACTTATCCAGTGAGAGAGTGAGCTGGAAACTCATTCCTGTTTGGGACAACGACGGCGTCACCTTCAAGCTGTACAACATTGACTGCAGCATGTATCTG belongs to Helicoverpa zea isolate HzStark_Cry1AcR chromosome 11, ilHelZeax1.1, whole genome shotgun sequence and includes:
- the LOC124634348 gene encoding microvitellogenin-like; this translates as MYSITNWKNAKKPNYNTNVDKLFPYSEVPYLGEYNLVKIPVSLNNLIQHVDYWGEGRIVSEGGITGFTNCYNVHHQYHVVSGGADRDSKIPNRIPVASSSDCDTSAYIRDNSVITVTVTDASRINTSCAKDIARIVNNDLGKVVVYGSQTDSGEILILTMELQKRALYACPDADLFEDLQGLKFVSHVAFLNKLESINYLYKNITNSNYERAIMATRTLADVAGGQIIDRLINDAPRTAMSYAYKLWNGGARDVVRNYFPKPFQHIFNEDAVTIANVKFRQPLKLDVHKDSYGDRLVWGDNACDLSSERVSWKLIPVWDNDGVTFKLYNIDCSMYLKLDVNVDNIGDRKAWGSNNSDELRHRYYLEPGFKNGSLVFHIVNCKYNQGLKLAVDVDGYGDRLLWGHGYEGNIDDNRLCWNIQAF